A genome region from Arachis duranensis cultivar V14167 chromosome 8, aradu.V14167.gnm2.J7QH, whole genome shotgun sequence includes the following:
- the LOC107462613 gene encoding MLO-like protein 11 codes for MSDSVQEARSLALTPTWSVATVLTIFVAVSLLVERSIHRLSNWLRKTNRKPLLAALEKMKEELMLLGFISLLLTATSRIIANICLPSKFYNSAFAPCTRSEIDEEMEDNGSEGRKLLMAFAYPSLTRRMLKGMNRSSCKEGYEPFVSYEGLEQLHRFIFVMAITHISYSCLTMLLAIVKIHSWRVWEDEAHMDQHGSLAVITRELTMRRQSSFVKVHTSNPMARNSFLVWVTCFFRQFGRSVVRADYLTLRKGFILNHNLTLKYDFHSYMVRSMEEEFQRIVGVSGLLWGFVVAFMLFNIKGSNLYFWIAIIPVSLVLLVGTKLQHVIATLALENAGITGYFSGSKLRPRDELFWFNKPELLLSLIHFILFQNAFELASFFWFWWQFGYNSCFIRNHMLVYLRLILGFAGQFLCSYSTLPLYALVTQMGTNYKAALIPQRIRETIHGWGKAARRKRRHGMFADDSTIHTDTSTVLSLEEDDRMVDIPETGTDHVTGTEVELQPVAAATATPSPPAANEASSRAATPLLRPSASISSLGPFSLRAESIPRCSSMPMPSGR; via the exons ATGTCGGATAGTGTGCAAGAAGCGCGGTCGCTTGCCTTGACTCCTACATGGTCTGTTGCCACTGTGTTGACCATCTTTGTTGCTGTCTCTTTGCTTGTGGAGCGCTCCATTCACAGATTAAGTAAC TGGCTGCGGAAAACTAATCGAAAACCATTGCTTGCTGCTTTGGAGAAGATGAAAGAAG AGTTGATGTTGCTTGGATTCATATCACTCCTACTAACAGCTACCTCAAGAATTATAGCCAATATTTGCCTTCCATCAAAGTTCTACAACAGTGCTTTTGCTCCATGCACAAGATCTGAGATCGATGAAGAAATGGAAGATAATGGCTCTGAAGGACGTAAATTATTGATGGCTTttgcttatccaagcttaactCGGAGGATGCTGAAGGGCATGAATAGAAGCTCCTGCAAAGAG GGTTATGAACCATTCGTGTCATATGAAGGTCTAGAGCAATTGCACCGGTTTATTTTTGTCATGGCAATAACACATATATCTTACAGTTGCCTGACGATGTTGTTAGCAATTGTGAAG ATTCATAGTTGGAGAGTGTGGGAGGATGAGGCTCATATGGATCAGCATGGATCTTTGGCAG TAATCACAAGAGAGTTGACAATGCGAAGACAATCATCCTTTGTCAAGGTTCATACATCAAATCCAATGGCCAGAAATAGTTTCCTCGTTTGGGTG ACATGTTTTTTCCGACAATTCGGCCGTTCGGTGGTTCGTGCTGACTACCTTACACTTCGCAAAGGATTTATCTTG AATCACAACCTCACACTAAAATATGATTTTCACAGCTATATGGTTCGATCTATGGAAGAGGAATTCCAAAGGATAGTTGGTGTGAG TGGCTTACTCTGGGGATTTGTTGTTGCTTTCATGCTTTTCAACATTAAAG GATCAAATCTCTATTTCTGGATAGCTATCATTCCTGTCTCG CTTGTTCTTTTGGTGGGAACAAAGCTCCAGCATGTTATTGCAACGTTGGCATTGGAGAATGCCGGAATAACTGGTTACTTCTCGGGATCAAAGTTGAGGCCTCGCGACGAACTTTTCTGGTTCAATAAGCCTGAACTATTGCTATCCTTGATCCACTTCATTCTCTTCCAA AATGCGTTTGAATTGGCTTCATTCTTTTGGTTCTGG TGGCAGTTTGGTTATAATTCCTGCTTTATCAGGAATCACATGCTTGTGTACTTAAGGCTAATCTTAGG GTTTGCAGGACAGTTTCTCTGCAGTTACAGTACCTTGCCACTCTATGCGCTCGTTACACAG ATGGGAACAAACTATAAGGCTGCATTGATTCCACAGAGGATAAGGGAGACAATCCATGGATGGGGCAAGGCAGctaggagaaagagaaggcatgGTATGTTTGCCGATGATTCCACCATTCACACGGACACGAGCACTGTACTATCTCTCGAAGAAGACGATAGAATGGTCGATATCCCTGAAACTGGTACTGACCATGTCACTGGAACTGAAGTAGAATTACAACCCGTAGCAGCTGCTACGGCTACTCCTTCGCCGCCAGCTGCAAATGAAGCCTCAAGTAGGGCTGCTACACCACTCCTTCGACCATCGGCTTCAATATCTTCGTTGGGACCATTCAGTTTGAGAGCAGAATCTATTCCAAGATGTTCTTCTATGCCAATGCCAAGTGGAAGGTAA
- the LOC107462581 gene encoding putative nuclear RNA export factor SDE5 isoform X3, with the protein MLSAWFSISFCLLRFSITVAGEKNILKMPPYSDAEERDLSVLLESFGSLFSLEDIASAYCEAKRNVNMAAEILCASSNSDELKGTISEPAKVSSASEFPNSLHGERNSGAVKSKPHRVSLGTVSGVVGKEYIHPKKMPTQGVKSKPSKIDAKELPESEIWSERDSLKIEAAKGSMRDDVVNFLFQMLGDGFELDKDKIHDVLGLCGYDVKKVHVILPICILDNLTMEELLDMSASTLEKGDDDHGLAGENLKDQHPDVSSESSEKECNSIDKVGLQKEILGSLFSFPQRSEEQPKHRLPVRSTPYRYGRRVVRIPEDTPKVQQSTTVVPQVIKEESDEDENSYNVLRRAVRENWATMKEYYSAAVDAFAKGDYARADRLMEQGHFYNRMAREADEKSAQKLLQSSESNDDAIPLDLSEHEPKEALRLVKFHLTTLSGIHSIKYLKVIVGTGDEDKKGTRKKLKIIKQLSTNSIQWTEEDNGRILRLKVDEIDRSSKKSDTS; encoded by the exons ATGCTAAGTGCATGGTTTTCCATTTCTTTTTGCTTGCTGAGATTTTctattacagtggctggagaGAAGAACATTTTGAAAATGCCTCCCTACTCTGATGCTGAAGAAAGGGACCTCAGTGTTCTGCTTGAATCTTTtggttctttattttctctggAGGATATAGCAAGTGCATATTGTGAGGCGAAACGCAATGTTAATATGGCTGCTGAGATCCTCTGTGCCTCCTCTAATAGTGATGAGCTCAAGGGTACAATTTCTGAACCTGCTAAAGTGTCTTCTGCAAGTGAATTTCCGAATTCCCTTCATGGGGAAAGGAACTCAGGTGCAGTGAAATCAAAGCCTCATCGTGTATCACTTGGCACTGTCTCTGGTGTTGTTGGAAAGGAGTACATTCACCCGAAGAAAATGCCGACTCAAGGCGTGAAGAGCAAACCTTCGAAGATAGATGCAAAGGAGCTGCCAGAATCAGAGATATGGAGTGAAAGGGATTCACTGAAAATTGAAGCAGCAAAGGGCAGCATGAGGGATGATGTTGTAAACTTCCTCTTTCAGATGCTTGGAGATGGCTTTGAGCTTGACAAGGATAAGATACATGATGTTCTTG GCCTCTGTGGATATGATGTGAAGAAGGTACACGTGATTTTACCTATTTGCATTTTGGACAATTTG ACAATGGAGGAGCTGCTTGACATGTCAGCTTCTACATTGGAGAAAGGTGATGACGATCACGGTCTGGCTGGTGAAAAT TTAAAAGATCAGCATCCAGATGTAAGCTCTGAATCCAG CGAGAAAGAATGCAATTCAATTGATAAAGTAGGGCTTCAGAAAGAAATCTTAGgatcattattttcttttccacaaAGGTCTGAAGAACAGCCAAAGCATAGGCTTCCAGTGAGATCAACCCCATATCGTTATGGTAGACGAGTTGTAAGAATTCCAGAAGATACCCCAAAAGTTCAGCAAAGTACTACTGTAGTGCCACAAGTTATAAAGGAAG AGAGCGACGAAGATGAGAATAGCTATAATGTGCTGCGTAGAGCAGTGAGGGAAAATTGGGCTACCATGAAAGAATACTACAGTGCT GCTGTTGATGCATTTGCTAAGGGTGATTATGCACGGGCAGACAGACTTATGGAACAG GGACACTTTTATAACAGAATGGCTCGAGAAGCAGATGAAAAATCTGCACAAAAGCTTCTTCAGTCTAG TGAATCCAATGATGATGCTATACCTCTTGACTTGAGCGAACATGAACCAAAGGAAGCCCTTCGTCTTGTCAAGTTTCATTTGACTACTCTCTCTGGCATTCATT CAATCAAGTACCTTAAAGTCATAGTTGGGACAGGAGATGAAGATAAgaaaggaacaaggaaaaaactG AAGATTATTAAGCAGCTGAGCACGAATTCCATTCAATGGACCGAGGAAGACAACGGTAGGATCCTACGCCTCAAAGTGGACGAGATTGATC ggtcctcaaagaaatcagatacatcataa
- the LOC107462581 gene encoding putative nuclear RNA export factor SDE5 isoform X1: MLSAWFSISFCLLRFSITVAGEKNILKMPPYSDAEERDLSVLLESFGSLFSLEDIASAYCEAKRNVNMAAEILCASSNSDELKGTISEPAKVSSASEFPNSLHGERNSGAVKSKPHRVSLGTVSGVVGKEYIHPKKMPTQGVKSKPSKIDAKELPESEIWSERDSLKIEAAKGSMRDDVVNFLFQMLGDGFELDKDKIHDVLGLCGYDVKKVHVILPICILDNLTMEELLDMSASTLEKGDDDHGLAGENLKDQHPDVSSESSEKECNSIDKVGLQKEILGSLFSFPQRSEEQPKHRLPVRSTPYRYGRRVVRIPEDTPKVQQSTTVVPQVIKEESDEDENSYNVLRRAVRENWATMKEYYSAAVDAFAKGDYARADRLMEQGHFYNRMAREADEKSAQKLLQSSESNDDAIPLDLSEHEPKEALRLVKFHLTTLSGIHSIKYLKVIVGTGDEDKKGTRKKLKIIKQLSTNSIQWTEEDNGRILRLKVDEIDRKTLNFAQKN; this comes from the exons ATGCTAAGTGCATGGTTTTCCATTTCTTTTTGCTTGCTGAGATTTTctattacagtggctggagaGAAGAACATTTTGAAAATGCCTCCCTACTCTGATGCTGAAGAAAGGGACCTCAGTGTTCTGCTTGAATCTTTtggttctttattttctctggAGGATATAGCAAGTGCATATTGTGAGGCGAAACGCAATGTTAATATGGCTGCTGAGATCCTCTGTGCCTCCTCTAATAGTGATGAGCTCAAGGGTACAATTTCTGAACCTGCTAAAGTGTCTTCTGCAAGTGAATTTCCGAATTCCCTTCATGGGGAAAGGAACTCAGGTGCAGTGAAATCAAAGCCTCATCGTGTATCACTTGGCACTGTCTCTGGTGTTGTTGGAAAGGAGTACATTCACCCGAAGAAAATGCCGACTCAAGGCGTGAAGAGCAAACCTTCGAAGATAGATGCAAAGGAGCTGCCAGAATCAGAGATATGGAGTGAAAGGGATTCACTGAAAATTGAAGCAGCAAAGGGCAGCATGAGGGATGATGTTGTAAACTTCCTCTTTCAGATGCTTGGAGATGGCTTTGAGCTTGACAAGGATAAGATACATGATGTTCTTG GCCTCTGTGGATATGATGTGAAGAAGGTACACGTGATTTTACCTATTTGCATTTTGGACAATTTG ACAATGGAGGAGCTGCTTGACATGTCAGCTTCTACATTGGAGAAAGGTGATGACGATCACGGTCTGGCTGGTGAAAAT TTAAAAGATCAGCATCCAGATGTAAGCTCTGAATCCAG CGAGAAAGAATGCAATTCAATTGATAAAGTAGGGCTTCAGAAAGAAATCTTAGgatcattattttcttttccacaaAGGTCTGAAGAACAGCCAAAGCATAGGCTTCCAGTGAGATCAACCCCATATCGTTATGGTAGACGAGTTGTAAGAATTCCAGAAGATACCCCAAAAGTTCAGCAAAGTACTACTGTAGTGCCACAAGTTATAAAGGAAG AGAGCGACGAAGATGAGAATAGCTATAATGTGCTGCGTAGAGCAGTGAGGGAAAATTGGGCTACCATGAAAGAATACTACAGTGCT GCTGTTGATGCATTTGCTAAGGGTGATTATGCACGGGCAGACAGACTTATGGAACAG GGACACTTTTATAACAGAATGGCTCGAGAAGCAGATGAAAAATCTGCACAAAAGCTTCTTCAGTCTAG TGAATCCAATGATGATGCTATACCTCTTGACTTGAGCGAACATGAACCAAAGGAAGCCCTTCGTCTTGTCAAGTTTCATTTGACTACTCTCTCTGGCATTCATT CAATCAAGTACCTTAAAGTCATAGTTGGGACAGGAGATGAAGATAAgaaaggaacaaggaaaaaactG AAGATTATTAAGCAGCTGAGCACGAATTCCATTCAATGGACCGAGGAAGACAACGGTAGGATCCTACGCCTCAAAGTGGACGAGATTGATCGTAAGACCTTGAATTTTGCCCAAAAGAATTGA
- the LOC107462581 gene encoding putative nuclear RNA export factor SDE5 isoform X2, whose product MLSAWFSISFCLLRFSITVAGEKNILKMPPYSDAEERDLSVLLESFGSLFSLEDIASAYCEAKRNVNMAAEILCASSNSDELKGTISEPAKVSSASEFPNSLHGERNSGAVKSKPHRVSLGTVSGVVGKEYIHPKKMPTQGVKSKPSKIDAKELPESEIWSERDSLKIEAAKGSMRDDVVNFLFQMLGDGFELDKDKIHDVLGLCGYDVKKVHVILPICILDNLTMEELLDMSASTLEKGDDDHGLAGENLKDQHPDVSSESSEKECNSIDKVGLQKEILGSLFSFPQRSEEQPKHRLPVRSTPYRYGRRVVRIPEDTPKVQQSTTVVPQVIKEESDEDENSYNVLRRAVRENWATMKEYYSAAVDAFAKGDYARADRLMEQGHFYNRMAREADEKSAQKLLQSSESNDDAIPLDLSEHEPKEALRLVKFHLTTLSGIHSIKYLKVIVGTGDEDKKGTRKKLIIKQLSTNSIQWTEEDNGRILRLKVDEIDRKTLNFAQKN is encoded by the exons ATGCTAAGTGCATGGTTTTCCATTTCTTTTTGCTTGCTGAGATTTTctattacagtggctggagaGAAGAACATTTTGAAAATGCCTCCCTACTCTGATGCTGAAGAAAGGGACCTCAGTGTTCTGCTTGAATCTTTtggttctttattttctctggAGGATATAGCAAGTGCATATTGTGAGGCGAAACGCAATGTTAATATGGCTGCTGAGATCCTCTGTGCCTCCTCTAATAGTGATGAGCTCAAGGGTACAATTTCTGAACCTGCTAAAGTGTCTTCTGCAAGTGAATTTCCGAATTCCCTTCATGGGGAAAGGAACTCAGGTGCAGTGAAATCAAAGCCTCATCGTGTATCACTTGGCACTGTCTCTGGTGTTGTTGGAAAGGAGTACATTCACCCGAAGAAAATGCCGACTCAAGGCGTGAAGAGCAAACCTTCGAAGATAGATGCAAAGGAGCTGCCAGAATCAGAGATATGGAGTGAAAGGGATTCACTGAAAATTGAAGCAGCAAAGGGCAGCATGAGGGATGATGTTGTAAACTTCCTCTTTCAGATGCTTGGAGATGGCTTTGAGCTTGACAAGGATAAGATACATGATGTTCTTG GCCTCTGTGGATATGATGTGAAGAAGGTACACGTGATTTTACCTATTTGCATTTTGGACAATTTG ACAATGGAGGAGCTGCTTGACATGTCAGCTTCTACATTGGAGAAAGGTGATGACGATCACGGTCTGGCTGGTGAAAAT TTAAAAGATCAGCATCCAGATGTAAGCTCTGAATCCAG CGAGAAAGAATGCAATTCAATTGATAAAGTAGGGCTTCAGAAAGAAATCTTAGgatcattattttcttttccacaaAGGTCTGAAGAACAGCCAAAGCATAGGCTTCCAGTGAGATCAACCCCATATCGTTATGGTAGACGAGTTGTAAGAATTCCAGAAGATACCCCAAAAGTTCAGCAAAGTACTACTGTAGTGCCACAAGTTATAAAGGAAG AGAGCGACGAAGATGAGAATAGCTATAATGTGCTGCGTAGAGCAGTGAGGGAAAATTGGGCTACCATGAAAGAATACTACAGTGCT GCTGTTGATGCATTTGCTAAGGGTGATTATGCACGGGCAGACAGACTTATGGAACAG GGACACTTTTATAACAGAATGGCTCGAGAAGCAGATGAAAAATCTGCACAAAAGCTTCTTCAGTCTAG TGAATCCAATGATGATGCTATACCTCTTGACTTGAGCGAACATGAACCAAAGGAAGCCCTTCGTCTTGTCAAGTTTCATTTGACTACTCTCTCTGGCATTCATT CAATCAAGTACCTTAAAGTCATAGTTGGGACAGGAGATGAAGATAAgaaaggaacaaggaaaaaactG ATTATTAAGCAGCTGAGCACGAATTCCATTCAATGGACCGAGGAAGACAACGGTAGGATCCTACGCCTCAAAGTGGACGAGATTGATCGTAAGACCTTGAATTTTGCCCAAAAGAATTGA
- the LOC107462581 gene encoding putative nuclear RNA export factor SDE5 isoform X4, whose translation MLSAWFSISFCLLRFSITVAGEKNILKMPPYSDAEERDLSVLLESFGSLFSLEDIASAYCEAKRNVNMAAEILCASSNSDELKGTISEPAKVSSASEFPNSLHGERNSGAVKSKPHRVSLGTVSGVVGKEYIHPKKMPTQGVKSKPSKIDAKELPESEIWSERDSLKIEAAKGSMRDDVVNFLFQMLGDGFELDKDKIHDVLGLCGYDVKKTMEELLDMSASTLEKGDDDHGLAGENLKDQHPDVSSESSEKECNSIDKVGLQKEILGSLFSFPQRSEEQPKHRLPVRSTPYRYGRRVVRIPEDTPKVQQSTTVVPQVIKEESDEDENSYNVLRRAVRENWATMKEYYSAAVDAFAKGDYARADRLMEQGHFYNRMAREADEKSAQKLLQSSESNDDAIPLDLSEHEPKEALRLVKFHLTTLSGIHSIKYLKVIVGTGDEDKKGTRKKLKIIKQLSTNSIQWTEEDNGRILRLKVDEIDRKTLNFAQKN comes from the exons ATGCTAAGTGCATGGTTTTCCATTTCTTTTTGCTTGCTGAGATTTTctattacagtggctggagaGAAGAACATTTTGAAAATGCCTCCCTACTCTGATGCTGAAGAAAGGGACCTCAGTGTTCTGCTTGAATCTTTtggttctttattttctctggAGGATATAGCAAGTGCATATTGTGAGGCGAAACGCAATGTTAATATGGCTGCTGAGATCCTCTGTGCCTCCTCTAATAGTGATGAGCTCAAGGGTACAATTTCTGAACCTGCTAAAGTGTCTTCTGCAAGTGAATTTCCGAATTCCCTTCATGGGGAAAGGAACTCAGGTGCAGTGAAATCAAAGCCTCATCGTGTATCACTTGGCACTGTCTCTGGTGTTGTTGGAAAGGAGTACATTCACCCGAAGAAAATGCCGACTCAAGGCGTGAAGAGCAAACCTTCGAAGATAGATGCAAAGGAGCTGCCAGAATCAGAGATATGGAGTGAAAGGGATTCACTGAAAATTGAAGCAGCAAAGGGCAGCATGAGGGATGATGTTGTAAACTTCCTCTTTCAGATGCTTGGAGATGGCTTTGAGCTTGACAAGGATAAGATACATGATGTTCTTG GCCTCTGTGGATATGATGTGAAGAAG ACAATGGAGGAGCTGCTTGACATGTCAGCTTCTACATTGGAGAAAGGTGATGACGATCACGGTCTGGCTGGTGAAAAT TTAAAAGATCAGCATCCAGATGTAAGCTCTGAATCCAG CGAGAAAGAATGCAATTCAATTGATAAAGTAGGGCTTCAGAAAGAAATCTTAGgatcattattttcttttccacaaAGGTCTGAAGAACAGCCAAAGCATAGGCTTCCAGTGAGATCAACCCCATATCGTTATGGTAGACGAGTTGTAAGAATTCCAGAAGATACCCCAAAAGTTCAGCAAAGTACTACTGTAGTGCCACAAGTTATAAAGGAAG AGAGCGACGAAGATGAGAATAGCTATAATGTGCTGCGTAGAGCAGTGAGGGAAAATTGGGCTACCATGAAAGAATACTACAGTGCT GCTGTTGATGCATTTGCTAAGGGTGATTATGCACGGGCAGACAGACTTATGGAACAG GGACACTTTTATAACAGAATGGCTCGAGAAGCAGATGAAAAATCTGCACAAAAGCTTCTTCAGTCTAG TGAATCCAATGATGATGCTATACCTCTTGACTTGAGCGAACATGAACCAAAGGAAGCCCTTCGTCTTGTCAAGTTTCATTTGACTACTCTCTCTGGCATTCATT CAATCAAGTACCTTAAAGTCATAGTTGGGACAGGAGATGAAGATAAgaaaggaacaaggaaaaaactG AAGATTATTAAGCAGCTGAGCACGAATTCCATTCAATGGACCGAGGAAGACAACGGTAGGATCCTACGCCTCAAAGTGGACGAGATTGATCGTAAGACCTTGAATTTTGCCCAAAAGAATTGA
- the LOC107462581 gene encoding putative nuclear RNA export factor SDE5 isoform X5: MPPYSDAEERDLSVLLESFGSLFSLEDIASAYCEAKRNVNMAAEILCASSNSDELKGTISEPAKVSSASEFPNSLHGERNSGAVKSKPHRVSLGTVSGVVGKEYIHPKKMPTQGVKSKPSKIDAKELPESEIWSERDSLKIEAAKGSMRDDVVNFLFQMLGDGFELDKDKIHDVLGLCGYDVKKVHVILPICILDNLTMEELLDMSASTLEKGDDDHGLAGENLKDQHPDVSSESSEKECNSIDKVGLQKEILGSLFSFPQRSEEQPKHRLPVRSTPYRYGRRVVRIPEDTPKVQQSTTVVPQVIKEESDEDENSYNVLRRAVRENWATMKEYYSAAVDAFAKGDYARADRLMEQGHFYNRMAREADEKSAQKLLQSSESNDDAIPLDLSEHEPKEALRLVKFHLTTLSGIHSIKYLKVIVGTGDEDKKGTRKKLKIIKQLSTNSIQWTEEDNGRILRLKVDEIDRKTLNFAQKN, translated from the exons ATGCCTCCCTACTCTGATGCTGAAGAAAGGGACCTCAGTGTTCTGCTTGAATCTTTtggttctttattttctctggAGGATATAGCAAGTGCATATTGTGAGGCGAAACGCAATGTTAATATGGCTGCTGAGATCCTCTGTGCCTCCTCTAATAGTGATGAGCTCAAGGGTACAATTTCTGAACCTGCTAAAGTGTCTTCTGCAAGTGAATTTCCGAATTCCCTTCATGGGGAAAGGAACTCAGGTGCAGTGAAATCAAAGCCTCATCGTGTATCACTTGGCACTGTCTCTGGTGTTGTTGGAAAGGAGTACATTCACCCGAAGAAAATGCCGACTCAAGGCGTGAAGAGCAAACCTTCGAAGATAGATGCAAAGGAGCTGCCAGAATCAGAGATATGGAGTGAAAGGGATTCACTGAAAATTGAAGCAGCAAAGGGCAGCATGAGGGATGATGTTGTAAACTTCCTCTTTCAGATGCTTGGAGATGGCTTTGAGCTTGACAAGGATAAGATACATGATGTTCTTG GCCTCTGTGGATATGATGTGAAGAAGGTACACGTGATTTTACCTATTTGCATTTTGGACAATTTG ACAATGGAGGAGCTGCTTGACATGTCAGCTTCTACATTGGAGAAAGGTGATGACGATCACGGTCTGGCTGGTGAAAAT TTAAAAGATCAGCATCCAGATGTAAGCTCTGAATCCAG CGAGAAAGAATGCAATTCAATTGATAAAGTAGGGCTTCAGAAAGAAATCTTAGgatcattattttcttttccacaaAGGTCTGAAGAACAGCCAAAGCATAGGCTTCCAGTGAGATCAACCCCATATCGTTATGGTAGACGAGTTGTAAGAATTCCAGAAGATACCCCAAAAGTTCAGCAAAGTACTACTGTAGTGCCACAAGTTATAAAGGAAG AGAGCGACGAAGATGAGAATAGCTATAATGTGCTGCGTAGAGCAGTGAGGGAAAATTGGGCTACCATGAAAGAATACTACAGTGCT GCTGTTGATGCATTTGCTAAGGGTGATTATGCACGGGCAGACAGACTTATGGAACAG GGACACTTTTATAACAGAATGGCTCGAGAAGCAGATGAAAAATCTGCACAAAAGCTTCTTCAGTCTAG TGAATCCAATGATGATGCTATACCTCTTGACTTGAGCGAACATGAACCAAAGGAAGCCCTTCGTCTTGTCAAGTTTCATTTGACTACTCTCTCTGGCATTCATT CAATCAAGTACCTTAAAGTCATAGTTGGGACAGGAGATGAAGATAAgaaaggaacaaggaaaaaactG AAGATTATTAAGCAGCTGAGCACGAATTCCATTCAATGGACCGAGGAAGACAACGGTAGGATCCTACGCCTCAAAGTGGACGAGATTGATCGTAAGACCTTGAATTTTGCCCAAAAGAATTGA